tggcttcccccataggaaatgtatggtgaaaattttgattcgCTGTAAaaattatgtcagacatttgaacaaaaagattttgatgcaggtcaagcagtactacaaatcagccaaatttcaagattgtgtgtgattacatcatccatgagttattaaatgttttggaGGATCAAGCTCaacgtgtacatactataaaatATGTTCTTTTCAGTAATACAATGGACAGGACATCTAGTTTCATAAAGATATGCATGGCCAAACTAGAAAGCAGGGTTGAGAGGAACACCCCCACTACTGTAAACTATTTTCCCTTCCAAGTTATAACTATGTCAACAAGTATAGTACCAGTTTGGATTGGACAGGtagtaaaatttaaaattttaacgAACAAAAAAACATTTTGAGGATGACAAGGCGTACAAATGGTTGAGGGACATAATTTCGTGGTTGTATGGCTTTCCATGAAATGTTCATCCTCAAAAATTAACAATCATCAGAGTTAGCTCTGTGGCTTCTAATAGGTAACAACTCAGTGAAAAACAAGTAACCCCTCAAGAACATCCAGAAATTTGTCAATCCAGTGtacctcgaaaatttgtatgtatatggtaACTACTTCTCTTGTTTTGTCTTCATAGGATTAGTCAACAGCAGAACAGTTCACATTCACTCTGGGGAAACCCTTCAAATGTTtatgcagtaaacaaaatgttcCTTTTATTATAAAAcacaatgtacacacacacacacagagatcaTATAGCTCTATACCCTCTACGTTGTTTGTAACCTTTGTAGATGTTCAATGACACTACAAACACTACAGCTAACATAGTCAGTCCTGCTGGTATTCCTAGTCCAATCACTAATACTAGAATAACTAGTACACTGAAGTGTTCCTCTGGTTGAGCCCCATATCCCATTGTGCCAGTCCTACAACACATTTATAACAAGTGAACATAGTGAATTAGGCAGAATATGATTTTCTGGCTTAGGAATGTGCACGTGGTTGTATGTGTAGAATACACTGGCTATAAGAGTCATTAAGTGCCTAGCAATACTTATAAACTCTGGTAGTATTTGTTAGTAGCCACTAATCTGATGAGATGGGCATCACAAGGAGTGACAATACTGACAGTTTTAATATAGAGTGAGCTAGTGAGATAACTTACCAGGTATAGAAGCCATTATTTAGGGCACTATCATCCTTCTCAGTACCAAACACCAAGTACAGTGTagtagcattactgtattcattacCATATATGGCTAATGCTAAGCTAGGAGGTAGGTCATCTTTGGTTGTATTTCCCTTTACATAATTAGCTTGTTGTGAATGTGACGAAACACGATCAGTATTCAGGTATGTGATTGGCTTCCACAGAACATAGCCATTTCCTTCTGCACCACTAAAGGAAAAGAAATTGGTATAGAATACCGACGGTGTGTACTCGTCATCCTTAGAATACTTCTCCCCAACTGAGCCATGTTTGCCCACACCCAATCCTTGTATCATCTCCACTTCAACTGCTAGTCTTCTGTCTGTCCCATTTTTATAAGGATAACCATGGATAACCATATCAAATGTGACCGAGTCAGCAGTAAACCAAGGCTTTGGTGCATAGCCTCGCTCATAGCCATCATCAGTCCGTGGTGTGATCTAATAagaacactaagttatgagaCCACACAAGGTTAGTACTCACCAGAAATGTCACAGACATGTTACTATAATCCGAAGTGTCCATTCCTATTGTGCCGTTGTAGAAAGAATATGATGACCAACTAAGATCCCTTTCATTCAAATCATAAGATCTATAGCTATTCTTGTTTGGCTTAAATGCACTGGTACTTGGTAATTTCTTATTGTCCACTTGAAAATCAATTATACTTTTGAACACAAGTGCAAAAGAGAAGTTAGTTATAGCTCCATCAATCCTGACTGATCCAGGGGACTGGTTATCATTAAATTCTGAATAATTGGAAACGTGAATACTACTAGCACAGTCACTTGAATTAACAAAAGCACTTCGTGACATAAATAAAGTTGGGTAGCCCACTGTGCTCCAGGCATAATGCAAAGTATCATTCTGTCCTGTTGCTCTGAAATAATTCAGCTGACCATCTGAACATTTCTTATCATCTCCACAAAAATTCAACTTGGAGCAATAATGCTACAATGTAACATCATcatcatacacacatacacacacacacatgcggtAACACTACAAGTAAGTTGAAGTAACATATACACTTGCTACAATCAATATGTAGCCACAATCAACTGACAAGTTTAGTAAATGGTCAAGGTTGCAAAGTGGGTCAAGACTCACATCAATAACTAAAGTTTATGGAATTACAAGATGGACGGATCTTCAATAACAGTTGTGGAAAAAACTTGTGTTTCTCACTTGAAGGATACTTATATTGTATTTCCTGACTGGAATATGGTGCATCTTTTTATACTATTCCTTATCATGGAACACGGcatgtttacaacattttaATTTCATGAAATGTCTAGGGAATATCATTTATTATCCAGGAAACATAAATTTTTTGTGGGACAGTGAAAGATGCTTCAAACATCTAACAACAATATTGTTATGTGTTTCTTCCACAGCTGTAAGTATCGCGCATACATAAACTATTATagaattattaatttaaaaatgaagtagggatccaagtgatgaaaagtagtgaaacaagatatgaatgatggcattacagcatagtttggtgggaaaatccctacattggcatattaGCCATGCTACTTTTTAAGATATACCTACTTCATTTTCAATAAGTAATAAATATTTTTGTTATCACATACAGCtaatacatgtgtgactgttccattagggtgactgctgtattagagtatctcgagtcagtctTTCACCTTTCACTGTGGTAGCATTATAAATACAATAGGTGTGTGGTAATCGTAtttgagtaaatagattgtgaTCTCCACACTTGATCGCTAATGGGCATAGTCTGTAAAGTGACGCACACCTCCTAAAATtccaccttcaaaaatcatcctagagacatcttacgtgacgaaaatcacctttatggaataatattagtccatctaacatgaaatacagcattaaaaacaagaaacacTTACAAgcagccggatatagaattttttttaaaaccacCGAAACTCAAATTTTCGTCTGGAGTTCgaacgagtgtgtgccctctgcaccttgtttTTCCTGGTTGTCATCTTCATGCAataaaaccatattgaggcataaATTAGGGGCTTTTCAAAGTAATGAGATGTCCACCTGCTGCTGGAAACTCACCTGCTGCTGGAAACTCACCTGCTGCTGGAAACTCACCTTTCCCAATGTTTTGGCAGCATAAAATTTATGTGATTTAAACAACAATCTCAGGTAATTGGAGTGCAAAATACAACACAATATCTAAACAGTTGGACTACTATGCAGTAACAACATATATAGATGTATGGTAACAACATAGATGCTGTGGTGTAATTGCTGTGTATTAAGAGCGGATACAACAAGTCGTGTTTCGTGTTGAACACCAAATTAATGTTAAAAAGTCCAGTACAAACCTCCTGCCATCTACCACCAACCGTTACAACCACTTCAGCACCTACATTAACTGATACAATACCAGTTACTACCGTTGTCACCACCACCAATGTGCCCCCACCCACCCATCACACAGTCACAGCAGTTCCCGACACTAGTACAACAACTGTTGTAACTAGTTCTACCACGACACCATTGACCCACCATGTAGTTGCTGCCATGTAGTTGCTGAGACAAGTAGCTCCAAGGTCAAACTCCCGAAGCTTGAGCCTAAGAAATTTAATGGAGATCTTACCAAGTGGGAGACCTTCTGGAGCTCCTTCGAATTACCAGCTATAGTAGCTTAATAAAATGGTAACATAACACTATTGAATTCTTGAAATGATTACAGCTACTGTTTGACTTGGTGTTAGCAATACCAATTAATTGTATACAAGCATTAACActtttttacatttaaccagtttccATAACCCAAACTTTATAAACTTTAGCATTATCTACTTGAAACTGCAAGTTTTTGTTGGGTTAAAGTTAACTGCGCCAAATTACACCGACGCCATTGACACCCTGACAAAGCGGTTTGGTAACAAGCCATTAATCAAAGCTTGGCACATGGACACACTACTAGAACTCGAGCCTATAATATCACCAACCAATATCAAGGCTCTTAGATGTCTATATGACAAAATTGAGTTCCAGGTCCGCAGTTTGAAGTCACTTGATGTACCACTTGACTCGTATGGTAATTTGTTATCGTCGCTATTCATGACTAGACTGCCACAAGAGTTCAGATTGGTTGTCAGTAGGGAAATTGGTGAGGCTGAATGCGTAATGACCAGATAATGAATATTGTTGGAAGGGAAATTAGTGCATGGTAGAGAGCATATATGCAAACAGGTTCACATACACATGGATCGAGTTCAGGAGTATCCACCATCACAACAATGATGGCTGGTGATGGTAAGAGAGAAAACTTGTTTATTGGGGCGAGCTAGAGCgggccccacactagcgagtcacCACGTAAATTTCGTGTCATCAACCATGCgcaaacaattacaaaagaaatcaGAAAACTTACTGAATTAATGCCCACTATACTCCATGCCACGATAAAGTAAACGGCgaagattacagcacttccatatatgcttgtgtcatcgaccatgtcacggaaaaATAAATGGCGTAGATTAcggcacttccatatatgctcgTGTTATCGACCATGTCATGGAAAAATGAACGGcatagattacagcacttccatatatgctcgTGTCATTGACTATGTCACGGAAAAATAAACAGCGTAGATTACGGCACTTATCTTCCATTAGCATGAATGGCTAGATAATAAGAACAACATTCGATTATGAGCTATTGTCCAAGCAGCATTACCTGTAAAACTATAATAATCATGAATAAATGAATTACCCACAACATATTATTACCTAGCCATAGATTCTAAATTCccttcaggctcgccccacaatGATGCTAGCATCTGCCTAGTAAAAATGTTTCAGTAAATGATATGGGGTATTCTAACAGTTTAATGTATTAACAGTGGttaagtcttacaaagaatatTTTCAGTGAGTTTTCACTACCGTCTAAAATCTGAGTCATAGGGTACCCTTACATGATAGATATACCATAGCTCAACTCTTATACACTTGAGTCATAGGGTACCCTTACATGATAGATATACCATAGCTCAACTCTTATACACACTTGCCACACTAAGCACTAATTAGCTATAACTAATTGAAATGTTTGTCATCACCATGAAGTGTCACGGAAAAGTTATGGTTAAAATGACCACACCTTAAAAAAGGCAACCACGTCTACAAAATCATGTCTGATTTCGATAGCAAGTTAATATGTTTGCTATATTATAACCACTAACCACAATTACATCATAGAAAAATGTGTCACAATAACCAAACATAGTGACATGTGCATAACAAAGGTGACAGAAAAGGATCTGCAGACTGTCACCTAGTGAACCAATGTAAATCATCACAAGTGTAACACGAAAGAGAAACACACAAGAGAAACACACAAGAGAAACACACAAGTGTAACACACAAGAGAAACACACAAGAGAAACACACAAGAGAAACACACAAGTGTAACACACAAGAGAAACACACAAGTGTAACACACAAGAGAAACACACAAGTGTAACACGCAAGTGTAACATGCAAGTGAAACACACAAGTGTAACACACAAGTGTAACACACAAGTGTAACACGCAAGTGTAACACGCAAGTGTAACACGCAAGTGTAACACACAAGTGTAACACACAAGTGTAACACACAAGAGAAACACACAAGTGTAACACACATGTGTAACACGCAAGTGTAACACACAAGTGTAACACACAAGTGTAACACGCAAGTGTAACACGCAAGTGTAACACGCAAGAGAAACACACAAGTGTAACACACAAGTGTAACACGCAAGAGAAACACACAAGAGAAACACACAAGTGAAACACACAAGTGTAACACGCAAGAGAAACACACAAGTGTAACACACAAGTGTAACACACAAGAGAAACACACAAGTGAAACACACAAGTGTAACACACAAGAGAAACACACAAGTGTAACACACAAGTGTAACACGCAAGAGAAACACACAAGTGTAACACACAAGAGAAACACACAAGTGTAACACACAAGAGAAACACACAAGTGAAACACACAAGTGTAACACACAAGAGAAACACACAAGTGTAACACACAAGTGAAACACTCACACACAAGTGAAACACTAAAGTGGAAAGGGAAGAAAGACAGCTAATATGGTTTGGTAATCTCTGTACTTCCTCATCCACCACTAAGAAGTTAAATTGGATATTTTCTCAAGTGAGttagttaacatttcagccaaccagatgattagtggcgACAGTGTTATCAACAGACATGAGTGGTTTAGCTCCATTATTAGTTTGAGAAAAGGTTGTAAAGGATactatacttttatggcttcctcataAGAACGTATGGTGGAAAGTATAATTGAccgtaaatattgtgtcagacatttgaaggAAAAgattttagcgggtcaagcagtattACAAATTAGGCAAATTTCGAGATCAAgtgtaattgcatcatccatgagttattaaatgtttttgaggatccagctcaacgtgtaAATCCATACTAGCTATAACTGTGTGTATGTAGGTACGTctgtaatacactttactatcaATTGTGGATGTGACACATGGTGTAGTTTTAGCCTTTGTCATGGCTCAAATCCTTTTTCATAGCCAATCCTACTAGTGACCAGGTACACTAACTACCATCAGTAAACCATTATAGAACAAGTAAGCCTGTCTACTGACTAGACACTACCATACACCAATAGTAACTACCATACACCAATAGTAACTACCATACACCAATACTAACTCCCTAACAGTGTAGAATGACTAAGAAGACATATTCCAGCACAGAGATAATGGAATGTCACACAGGCATGTACTGTAGGTCAACCACTATCAATGTTTTGGCTGGACCTGCGACTTGAAGTATTCATACTGTGACTTAAAGGTttaaatctttgatccctattttGCAATACATGCCTAACTTCTTACTAACAGCTGAAAACTGTGTTTAAGTCTGTAACTTGTAATCCAACATTAACAAatgtacaaacaaatatactGTACCATTCCAAAGTGTTGTGCTATATGCATGTATTGCAAACTATGCAATATGTATTTGAcgcaagtgctatatgaaaaataaagtacacgGCAcacggccgagatgctaataaagcacgaggcgaagctgagtgctttattagcatcgaggccaagcgccgaatgctttattagcatcgaggccaagcgccgaatgctttatttttcatatagcacaagcaaggcaatgctttaaataatttgtgacctaattttagaaaaccgtcgatatccacacaattttcaaaatgcattttatttgttctttgttttctacagggacagaggaatggactagccaagtttcagcttcctaagttaagcaacgttggaaatacagcactagacagccgaacgagcaaataatttgatatgtacagaagctatcgagaaaagaatctacaggcgcttacataaaccatcataacttactgatacaacgacgtacggaattgaatcttggctcattgtgttcgccatgagtttgtgcatccaccaaggtatagttttttctccaggcatgcttctttgttcgagaaggaaggcaaattcactgaaaaacgatcgtcggtaaattcttttgtcaccgcaacgtaaacaaacgtctgtaactttgaaatcttttcgtgtatggagatgaagtaaagatttttgtactccctatggacaggcgaacacgatggtgcccaggatttatccattggcggCTTAATTCGACCGCCAGCGAGGTGATAAAAACTTACAtaattttttctggagcttgcattttttacccatagtttttaaatgcgttttattacaaaagtactgttgtgcgtatatcgacggttttccaaaattcggtcacatttatggaactttctattGGTGTagccatacactaggactcgtaattaacacgtgTTGAACAAAtaattagcagcctgaatgcacacaaactagtttaacaaagtaactcatgcgtAGTTCACCAGAGtttggtagacgttcatcgcgtattttggcaggttttggtaacatcccacaatcaattctatcatgacacatggtgaagtatttccatgatatctccaggacttgtccattcacattaacaaatgtaacagcaacgcTACCTTCTCCCTTCCATCATCGAAGCaattaggtatgtctataaaagcaatccagtggtagaactcgtattggctggggtgattgaccactcggTGCGGCgagggctatcagccttcaccggcttgggtgattagtcgtactggcatgAGCGCCACTagagcacgtgggcaactgtattttattgcccacaaagaatgCTTTATTgtaccgcaaagagtgctttatgtCATAGTTAATGCACCGCCAcgtgtgtgtatggaaaatacagcacgggggggggggggggggcatgtcgagaggctaatacagcacgaggcgaagccgagtgctgtatttgcctcgagacaccccagagtgctgtatttttcatacacacaagcatagacggtgctttaactgttatattgtatTTCCTAGTCAtctggctcggagcgattttctctagtactcaaaccgctgcgattttcggtgatcatgacaccagtaagtgtttaactaatctatttctagtcgtagaatgaactgataggattagtttggctagttttagcgatttatgtcacgcacgtgatcaatcgtgctgtcttagtggagttaCGTTTAAAAAGCTTTGTGAacagatgatcagtaagtgtttatacaatctattcctaactgtagaacgaactcgtaggattagtttggctggttttagtgatttagtgtgttgtttacgtaacattctttaaataaattctccgcataactgtactgtatttgcccaaatgtgctgtatttgcccaattagctacataactatactgtatgactcatacagtacagttatgcagttgattagtactgtatggacaatacgatacgcggcatcgttttgatcctcccatgcaaagtacgATTAAAGCACTTTTtatggtgcaataaagcactctttgtgggcaataaagcaccaTTTGCCTGcgtaaagtgtactttatgaaatttaatgtacactttttcctttgatctcacccacaTAAAGTTCTATAATGTAATCATATTGCAATACTATCTTAAAGAACCATACCCTTTTAAAATTGTTAGTACAACTTAACACTGAAACACtaccttgacctttgacttgtgCTAAATTCCATACTTGACTGACTTTTGCATATTTTTGGAGAATTCCAGCTATGTTGTTATTCTAAAGTATTAGTTATAGTATAAACAATTGATCTACtctttagattttttttttgctttgaccAAGGACGAAGATCTGAGTGCAGGATATATTAGAGTGCCATCCCCTTGCAACTTTAGCACTATTTTGTGGCCAAACCACCGTCGCAGCTAGTGCCTCTGCGACACCTCCTTGAGGGAGAAGAGGATATGCATACCGAAAATGTTCTAAGCatatgattttaaaacacattATGATGCAGGCCTGCCAACTATCACGGTTTTAATTTTACTGAATACTCCAGATATTACAGTGAAGTCCTGCATTCTCTTAGTTTTGTTGGTCATGTTAACACAAATCAATTGCATGATTATGCGACAAGGATTTTGGTGCACAGGTTAAGTTAGAATATTACACCAAGACATTAGAAACAATAAGGTCACAGGCAAACGTTGTAATAGCTGACGCCTAGCTTTTGGTGGTATGATCAACAAGAAAGCTGACACCTAGCTTTTGGTGGCATGATCAATAAGAAAGCATAGAGTTGACAGGGCAGACGGACACCAAATTCCAAAAGCCTAGGGGAAAGAAATCCTCTCCTTGACTGTACAGTGTCCACATTGTTGAAATAACAACTGTCTTTAATAACCTCCTTACCGACACCCAAGCTTGACATTTAGCAGAGGAAACAACAGTAGGCTGGGTACAGAAAATGTCCTCTGGATAAGAACAGTCAGAAGATGCGATACCTTGCTCTgggagaacaccagggtgaagCAAGGGATTATGTACTACAGAAATTAGCACATTATGACACTGGATACAAATGGAGCCACGGGAGCAACCTATCCCAAACTGATCGACAACAGACAACCCCCTTGACTAAATAGTGCTCTAATGGCTAAAAATGGACAGGCATAACATAAAATAGCTAGGAAAATAGCCTAAGTGcaaaattttgcaatttttacaGAAAATTTTCTACTAAGAGATGACCTCATGCATAAtaaatctcactcattttaaaACTCAGGTCTCACTCCAACAGGTTGAGGTCTCTGGTCAAAATCAGTGATGACAAGGTTTGTAATTTCGCTTGGTCAGATCGCTTGTAATTAGCCCAGTGACAGGGGGAAAGgcagtctggccatgcaagttCGCAGGTGATAAGCTTTCTTTGTTAGCGCATGACTTTACAGCACGTGACAAACATGATAAGGCTTAACAGACTTACATGTCGCGTATCGCTCCGGACTGTCTGTATTCCTGAATAAACACCCAATATTAGTAGAAACCAACGGGTTGTTCCTCTCATCATGTTCTTCAGCAGGAGATTCCAGCGCTTAATAGAAAGTCTTTGATGCGCTTCTCCTATGTTAAGCCACCACGTGATGATGCAGTTGCTATGATTACGTAAACATGTCAGAGCATCAACACATAGACGGTAAGAAATGTTCGCTTTGAtgatgtagtactgtatactccGCTGGGTCGTAGTCTAAATGTACGTAGGGCGTGTATTCCCCCGTATTAGTACTCACGCCGTTTATGAAG
The Dysidea avara chromosome 7, odDysAvar1.4, whole genome shotgun sequence genome window above contains:
- the LOC136261560 gene encoding glycosylated lysosomal membrane protein A-like produces the protein MMRGTTRWFLLILGVYSGIQTVRSDTRHHYCSKLNFCGDDKKCSDGQLNYFRATGQNDTLHYAWSTVGYPTLFMSRSAFVNSSDCASSIHVSNYSEFNDNQSPGSVRIDGAITNFSFALVFKSIIDFQVDNKKLPSTSAFKPNKNSYRSYDLNERDLSWSSYSFYNGTIGMDTSDYSNMSVTFLITPRTDDGYERGYAPKPWFTADSVTFDMVIHGYPYKNGTDRRLAVEVEMIQGLGVGKHGSVGEKYSKDDEYTPSVFYTNFFSFSGAEGNGYVLWKPITYLNTDRVSSHSQQANYVKGNTTKDDLPPSLALAIYGNEYSNATTLYLVFGTEKDDSALNNGFYTWTGTMGYGAQPEEHFSVLVILVLVIGLGIPAGLTMLAVVFVVSLNIYKGYKQRRGYRAI